ATAGTTTCATCCTTTTCTCTGATCAACTGTTCCAGATCAGATATTTTCTTAAAAACTTGGTCACTTTGGGACTTTTCCATGTTGTGTGATTGTTTTGTTTCCATTGACCTTACAACACTCTTTAGATGAGTAAGTTTGTGTATGATGAGTTCTATTTCTGCACAAGTGTTTGCCCCATTAATATTATCTATGACAGGCACCTGCATATGCAATGGTACCATATATCCATTTACATAAGTAAATATTTGATTATTGACTAAAGGTACACTTGTTACTGTTGTTGGACCACATTCATTCCTGTTATTTGCTTCAACATTATTTGTACCTGTCTGTACTGCAATACTTTTATTGGTTTCTGGCATTGATGTACTATCATGTTCTTTCTTAATGCTGACATCTGGTAAAACTTTTGATTGATCTGCTGAATCATGCCTGTTGGGAGTATTTGTTACTTCTATtgaagttgttttttttacagaacTTCCTGGTAATGATGGTAATATTGCATGGCCTACATTAGCAATCCTGTTCAGAATAGAGGCTTTATCAATCTGTGACGTGGCATGCATGGCAGTGCTATCCTCTGTTGTACTGTTATTTCCAGTATCATCAGTGGCTTCTTCACTCTCAAGTATTTCTACCTCAGGTTTAAATTCAGGACTTATGTAAGGCTTTATAGCaacattttctttttttaatagttCTTTGACTCTTTCAATATTTTTGTCATTAAAACACAACccccaatattttttatgatcATCATAGTATGATATCATGGCGCCTGATGACATAGTTACTTCTAGCTGTGGTGTGATTGTAGTGCAGGATAGTGTAGATTTATCTGGGCTGTAAAGTATCATTTTACACAAACCACTTTTTACTATTTTCATCAAAGCAAAACCAACCTTCCCTTTACATTTGTGGGTTCCTTGTACCCTGAAATAAACCATTTATATGATTGAAATGCCATTTTGATAACAGATTATGTAAAACACATGCCtgctattttattaattacaggtCCTAAAATGTAATTGTACAAAGAAATTAGCATTGGCGGCACATCAAAGTGAGTGTTAACTACTATTGTAGTGTAACTAAAATCAATGTGTTTGTTGAGTTGCTAATTAATCATTAGATGGGTCGCGTGGCAGCATTCTTCAACTATTCATTATCTTGTAATAAAACCCAAAAATGTAACTCACCATTCATAAGCGAAGATGGAGCATGAAAACACACATTGTGAAGTACTGGCGTCATCAGGCTTACTACTCTCTTCTGTCTTCTTTAGTTGA
This genomic window from Cydia amplana chromosome Z, ilCydAmpl1.1, whole genome shotgun sequence contains:
- the LOC134661063 gene encoding uncharacterized protein LOC134661063; translation: MSIMLEPDEVDDGYFTPVASTTLASIFKEDSSNDAAVNPSLKYKPPQLKKTEESSKPDDASTSQCVFSCSIFAYEWVQGTHKCKGKVGFALMKIVKSGLCKMILYSPDKSTLSCTTITPQLEVTMSSGAMISYYDDHKKYWGLCFNDKNIERVKELLKKENVAIKPYISPEFKPEVEILESEEATDDTGNNSTTEDSTAMHATSQIDKASILNRIANVGHAILPSLPGSSVKKTTSIEVTNTPNRHDSADQSKVLPDVSIKKEHDSTSMPETNKSIAVQTGTNNVEANNRNECGPTTVTSVPLVNNQIFTYVNGYMVPLHMQVPVIDNINGANTCAEIELIIHKLTHLKSVVRSMETKQSHNMEKSQSDQVFKKISDLEQLIREKDETIKHLENVKQELADRVNNFNEQVQKTNQDLERNTKILDNEEYMLINRKIKTLMNNTFHSLACNFDNEVNYTGNYVKRILAAVIKKNTIDSLVNLFPNDASNSNKGND